In the genome of Electrophorus electricus isolate fEleEle1 chromosome 26, fEleEle1.pri, whole genome shotgun sequence, one region contains:
- the atp13a3 gene encoding probable cation-transporting ATPase 13A3 isoform X2: MEDVKIVNKGLEDEMELSGYRLCRWKLALVALGMLSTGGFLLLLLYWMPEWCVKATCSRTAVRDAQVVLLQSTDEFKRWFLAKVRVMLAPGTNPFSSLDSQTTTSLANGLRPHPSNTPAEGFIKKYAEYQPVQIRYFTLHSTKYYWNDSAQNFEVLTGLEDLDVKCSSIHSEHSGGLSKDQQEYRRLFFGVNEIAVKVPSLFKLLIKEVLNPFYIFQLFSVILWCSDEYYYYAMTIVLMSVISIATSLYTIKKQYVMLHDMVLAHSIVRVSVCRADNEIEETMSTDLVPGDVMVIPSNGTVMPCDAVLISGTCIVNESMLTGESVPVTKTNLPNPLQGEKGEECDTVYGTEEHKRHTLFCGTNVIQTRFYTGELVKATVVRTGFSTSKGQLVRSILYPKPTDFKLYRDAYLFLLCLVGVAGVGFIYSIVLSIMNNVPAKTIVVKSLDIITITVPPALPAALTAGIVYAQRRLKKMGIFCISPQRINICGQLNLVCFDKTGTLTEDGLDLWGVQRVEGSSFHHTEDNAFKESLVKTHFVACMATCHSLTKIEGQLSGDPLDLKMFEATGWILEEPTEEETSLHNRIMPTVVRPPKQLLPEPAMSPEQDMELYELPTSYEIGIVRQFPFSSALQRMSVVVRLLGEKRMDAYLKGAPEVVASLCKRETMPQDFAEVLEDYTKQGFRVIALAHRRLESRLTWHRVQNINRDHIETNMEFLGLIIMQNKLKCETPGVLDVLRQAQIRTVMVTGDNMLTAISVARDCGMIPPQDRVIIADALPPKDGQPARINWQYADNPSKHMSKTDIEDVQISMEDSSKEQRSLERYHFAMSGKSFTVITEHFQDLLQKLVLHGTVFARMAPDQKTQLVETLQSVDYFVGMCGDGANDCGALKRAHSGISLSELEASVASPFTSRTPNISCVPDLIREGRAALVTSFCVFKFMALYSMIQYISVTLLYYILSNLGDFQFLFIDIAIILLIVFTMSLNPAWRELVSRRLPLGLISAPLLVSVLSQILICLAFQSLAFLMVRQQGWYEPWTPEAELCNASSHDNSTDNSTEEDEHNIQNYENTTLFYVSSFQYLIVAIVFSKGKPFRQPSYKNWPFVLSVVSLYVFLFFIMLYPVSAIDETLDIVCVPYSWRVTLVYIVLGNAAVSVFMERGIELLGSKHVSCLCCGQRKVPKARYMHLAQELSVDPDWPPKPTTITEAKPPPPPENGSYQIMSTS, from the exons GATGAGTTTAAGCGCTGGTTCCTGGCTAAGGTGCGTGTCATGCTGGCCCCCGGGACAAACCCGTTCAGCAGCCTGGACTCTCAGACCACCACTTCCCTGGCCAACGGCCTCcgcccccacccctccaacacccCCGCTGAGGGCTTCATCAAGAAATATGCTGAATACCAACCTGTGCAG ATCCGCTATTTTACACTCCACAGCACAAAATATTACTGGAATGACTCTGCTCAGAACTTCGAAGTGTTAAC GGGTCTGGAGGACCTGGATGTGAAGTGTTCCAGTATCCACTCAGAGCACAGTGGTGGCCTCAGCAAGGACCAGCAGGAATACAG GCGATTATTTTTTGGAGTGAATGAAATCGCCGTTAAAGTGCCTTCTCTTTTCAAGCTACTGATAAAGGAG gtcctcAACCCCTTCTACATCTTTCAGCTCTTCAGTGTTATCTTATGGTGTTCTGATGAATACTACTACTATGCGATGACTATAGTGTTAATGTCAGTCATATCGATAGCTACCTCTCTCTACACCATCAAAAAG CAATACGTCATGCTCCATGACATGGTTTTAGCCCACAGTATCGTACGGGTGTCGGTCTGCAGAGCAGATAACG AGATCGAGGAAACAATGTCCACAGATCTGGTGCCAGGTGATGTCATGGTTATCCCCAGCAATGGCACTGTCATGCCATGTGATGCAGTGCTGATTAGCGGGACCTGCATTGTCAATGAGAGCATGCTCACAG GAGAGAGTGTGCCTGTCACTAAGACCAACCTGCCCAACCCTCTGCAGGGTGAGAAGGGGGAGGAGTGTGACACTGTGTACGGAACGGAAGAGCACAAGAGACACACGCTGTTCTGTGGCACCAACGTCATCCAGACCCGCTTCTACACAGGAGAGCTGGTCAAAGCCACCGTGGTCCGCACCG GGTTCAGTACCTCCAAGGGCCAGCTGGTTCGCTCTATCCTGTACCCCAAGCCCACAGACTTCAAGCTGTACAGAGACGCCTACCTGTTCCTCCTCTGCTTGGTGGGTGTGGCTGGTGTTGGCTTTATCTACTCGATTGTCCTGAGCATCATGAATAAT GTTCCGGCAAAGACCATCGTGGTCAAGTCTCTGgacatcatcaccatcacagtACCACCTGCGCTGCCCGCGGCTCTCACGGCGGGCATCGTCTACGCGCAGCGCCGCCTCAAGAAAATGGGCATCTTCTGTATTAGCCCCCAGAGGATCAATATCTGTGGTCAGCTGAACCTTGTCTGCTTTGATAAG ACGGGCACTCTCACTGAGGATGGTCTGGATCTGTGGGGTGTTCAGAGAGTAGAGGGCAGCAG TTTCCATCACACAGAGGACAACGCCTTCAAGGAGAGTCTGGTGAAGACCCACTTCGTAGCCTGCATGGCCACGTGCCACTCTCTGACCAAGATCGAAGGCCAGCTCTCCGGAGACCCCCTGGACCTGAAGATGTTTGAGGCTACTGGCTGG ATTCTGGAGGAGCCCACCGAGGAGGAGACGTCTCTGCATAATCGCATCATGCCCACTGTGGTTCGGCCGCccaagcagctgctcccagagCCGGCGATGTCGCCGGAGCAGGACATg GAGCTGTACGAGCTGCCG ACCTCCTACGAGATCGGCATCGTGAGGCAGTTCCCCTTCTCCTCGGCCCTGCAGAGGATGAGCGTGGTGGTGCGGCTGCTTGGAGAGAAGCGCATGGATGCCTACCTCAAGGGGGCGCCAGAGGTTGTGGCAAGCCTGTGCAAGAGAGAGACCA TGCCACAGGATTTTGCGGAGGTGCTGGAAGATTACACTAAGCAAGGTTTCCGTGTCATCGCCCTGGCACACCGGCGCCTGGAGTCCAGACTCACATGGCACAGGGTGCAGAACATTAACAG GGATCACATTGAGACCAACATGGAGTTCCTGGGGCTGATCATTATGCAGAACAAACTGAAGTGTGAGACGCCAGGTGTTCTGGACGTCCTCCGTCAGGCCCAGATTCGCACAGTCATGGTCACAG GTGACAACATGCTGACAGCCATCTCAGTAGCGCGGGACTGCGGGATGATCCCGCCACAGGATCGGGTCATCATCGCCGACGCGCTGCCCCCGAAAGACGGCCAGCCAGCCCGGATCAACTGGCAATACGCCGACAACCCCAGCAAGCACATGAGCAAGACGGACATAGAG GACGTGCAGATCAGCATGGAGGACAGCTCGAAGGAGCAGAGGTCTCTGGAGCGCTACCACTTCGCCATGAGCGGCAAGTCATTCACCGTCATCACCGAGCACTTCCAGGACCTTCTGCAGAAG CTGGTACTGCATGGGACAGTGTTTGCCAGGATGGCACCGGACCAGAAGACCCAACTGGTGGAGACACTCCAGAGCGTAGA TTACTTTGTCGGAATGTGCGGCGATGGAGCCAATGACTGTGGA GCACTGAAGAGAGCTCATAGCGGCATCTCCCTGTCGGAGCTGGAGGCCTCCGTAGCCTCCCCTTTCACCTCCAGGACACCCAACATCTCCTGCGTGCCTGACCTCATCAG gGAGGGCCGGGCTGCACTCGTCACCTCCTTCTGCGTGTTCAAGTTCATGGCCCTGTACAGCATGATCCAGTACATCAGCGTCACCCTGCTCTACTAT ATCCTTAGTAACCTGGGAGACTTCCAGTTCCTCTTCATTGACATCGCCATCATCCTGCTTATTGTGTTTACCA tgagcCTGAACCCTGCGTGGAGAGAGCTGGTGTCTCGGCGGCTTCCCCTGGGCCTCATCTCCGCTCCTCTGCTcgtctctgtgctgtctcagATCCTCATCTGCCTGGCCTTCCAGTCACTGGCCTTCCTCATGGTCCGCCAGCAGGGCTGGTACGAGCCCTGGACCCCCGAGGCAGA GCTGTGTAACGCCTCCTCCCACGACAACTCCACGGACAACTCCACCGAGGAGGACGAGCACAACATCCAGAACTACGAGAACACGACACTATTCTACGTGTCCTCCTTCCAGTACCTCATCGTCGCCATCGTCTTCTCCAAAGGCAAACCCTTCCGTCAGCCCAGCTACAAAAACT ggccttttgtgttgtctgtggtCAGTCTGTATGTGTTCCTGTTCTTTATAATGCTCTATCCTGTCTCTGCCATAGATGAGACCTTGGAT ATCGTGTGTGTTCCTTACTCGTGGCGCGTCACTCTGGTGTATATAGTGCTGGGCAACGCTGCCGTTTCTGTCTTCATGGAG agaggaaTAGAGTTGTTGGGCTCCAAGCACGTGTCCTGCCTATGCTGTGGACAGAGGAAGGTTCCCAAAGCGCGTTACATGCATCTGGCCCAAGAACTAAGTGTGGACCCCGACTGGCCTCCCAAACCCACAACCATCACCGAAGccaaaccccctcccccaccagaAAACGGCTCCTACCAAATCATGTCCACCTCCTAG
- the atp13a3 gene encoding probable cation-transporting ATPase 13A3 isoform X1, which yields MEDVKIVNKGLEDEMELSGYRLCRWKLALVALGMLSTGGFLLLLLYWMPEWCVKATCSRTAVRDAQVVLLQSTDEFKRWFLAKVRVMLAPGTNPFSSLDSQTTTSLANGLRPHPSNTPAEGFIKKYAEYQPVQIRYFTLHSTKYYWNDSAQNFEVLTGLEDLDVKCSSIHSEHSGGLSKDQQEYRRLFFGVNEIAVKVPSLFKLLIKEVLNPFYIFQLFSVILWCSDEYYYYAMTIVLMSVISIATSLYTIKKQYVMLHDMVLAHSIVRVSVCRADNEIEETMSTDLVPGDVMVIPSNGTVMPCDAVLISGTCIVNESMLTGESVPVTKTNLPNPLQGEKGEECDTVYGTEEHKRHTLFCGTNVIQTRFYTGELVKATVVRTGFSTSKGQLVRSILYPKPTDFKLYRDAYLFLLCLVGVAGVGFIYSIVLSIMNNVPAKTIVVKSLDIITITVPPALPAALTAGIVYAQRRLKKMGIFCISPQRINICGQLNLVCFDKTGTLTEDGLDLWGVQRVEGSSFHHTEDNAFKESLVKTHFVACMATCHSLTKIEGQLSGDPLDLKMFEATGWILEEPTEEETSLHNRIMPTVVRPPKQLLPEPAMSPEQDMELYELPTSYEIGIVRQFPFSSALQRMSVVVRLLGEKRMDAYLKGAPEVVASLCKRETMPQDFAEVLEDYTKQGFRVIALAHRRLESRLTWHRVQNINRDHIETNMEFLGLIIMQNKLKCETPGVLDVLRQAQIRTVMVTGDNMLTAISVARDCGMIPPQDRVIIADALPPKDGQPARINWQYADNPSKHMSKTDIEDVQISMEDSSKEQRSLERYHFAMSGKSFTVITEHFQDLLQKLVLHGTVFARMAPDQKTQLVETLQSVDYFVGMCGDGANDCGALKRAHSGISLSELEASVASPFTSRTPNISCVPDLIREGRAALVTSFCVFKFMALYSMIQYISVTLLYYILSNLGDFQFLFIDIAIILLIVFTMSLNPAWRELVSRRLPLGLISAPLLVSVLSQILICLAFQSLAFLMVRQQGWYEPWTPEAELCNASSHDNSTDNSTEEDEHNIQNYENTTLFYVSSFQYLIVAIVFSKGKPFRQPSYKNWPFVLSVVSLYVFLFFIMLYPVSAIDETLDIVCVPYSWRVTLVYIVLGNAAVSVFMETFVLDVVLWKLVFSRDKQGSCGLQPATPPPQRGIELLGSKHVSCLCCGQRKVPKARYMHLAQELSVDPDWPPKPTTITEAKPPPPPENGSYQIMSTS from the exons GATGAGTTTAAGCGCTGGTTCCTGGCTAAGGTGCGTGTCATGCTGGCCCCCGGGACAAACCCGTTCAGCAGCCTGGACTCTCAGACCACCACTTCCCTGGCCAACGGCCTCcgcccccacccctccaacacccCCGCTGAGGGCTTCATCAAGAAATATGCTGAATACCAACCTGTGCAG ATCCGCTATTTTACACTCCACAGCACAAAATATTACTGGAATGACTCTGCTCAGAACTTCGAAGTGTTAAC GGGTCTGGAGGACCTGGATGTGAAGTGTTCCAGTATCCACTCAGAGCACAGTGGTGGCCTCAGCAAGGACCAGCAGGAATACAG GCGATTATTTTTTGGAGTGAATGAAATCGCCGTTAAAGTGCCTTCTCTTTTCAAGCTACTGATAAAGGAG gtcctcAACCCCTTCTACATCTTTCAGCTCTTCAGTGTTATCTTATGGTGTTCTGATGAATACTACTACTATGCGATGACTATAGTGTTAATGTCAGTCATATCGATAGCTACCTCTCTCTACACCATCAAAAAG CAATACGTCATGCTCCATGACATGGTTTTAGCCCACAGTATCGTACGGGTGTCGGTCTGCAGAGCAGATAACG AGATCGAGGAAACAATGTCCACAGATCTGGTGCCAGGTGATGTCATGGTTATCCCCAGCAATGGCACTGTCATGCCATGTGATGCAGTGCTGATTAGCGGGACCTGCATTGTCAATGAGAGCATGCTCACAG GAGAGAGTGTGCCTGTCACTAAGACCAACCTGCCCAACCCTCTGCAGGGTGAGAAGGGGGAGGAGTGTGACACTGTGTACGGAACGGAAGAGCACAAGAGACACACGCTGTTCTGTGGCACCAACGTCATCCAGACCCGCTTCTACACAGGAGAGCTGGTCAAAGCCACCGTGGTCCGCACCG GGTTCAGTACCTCCAAGGGCCAGCTGGTTCGCTCTATCCTGTACCCCAAGCCCACAGACTTCAAGCTGTACAGAGACGCCTACCTGTTCCTCCTCTGCTTGGTGGGTGTGGCTGGTGTTGGCTTTATCTACTCGATTGTCCTGAGCATCATGAATAAT GTTCCGGCAAAGACCATCGTGGTCAAGTCTCTGgacatcatcaccatcacagtACCACCTGCGCTGCCCGCGGCTCTCACGGCGGGCATCGTCTACGCGCAGCGCCGCCTCAAGAAAATGGGCATCTTCTGTATTAGCCCCCAGAGGATCAATATCTGTGGTCAGCTGAACCTTGTCTGCTTTGATAAG ACGGGCACTCTCACTGAGGATGGTCTGGATCTGTGGGGTGTTCAGAGAGTAGAGGGCAGCAG TTTCCATCACACAGAGGACAACGCCTTCAAGGAGAGTCTGGTGAAGACCCACTTCGTAGCCTGCATGGCCACGTGCCACTCTCTGACCAAGATCGAAGGCCAGCTCTCCGGAGACCCCCTGGACCTGAAGATGTTTGAGGCTACTGGCTGG ATTCTGGAGGAGCCCACCGAGGAGGAGACGTCTCTGCATAATCGCATCATGCCCACTGTGGTTCGGCCGCccaagcagctgctcccagagCCGGCGATGTCGCCGGAGCAGGACATg GAGCTGTACGAGCTGCCG ACCTCCTACGAGATCGGCATCGTGAGGCAGTTCCCCTTCTCCTCGGCCCTGCAGAGGATGAGCGTGGTGGTGCGGCTGCTTGGAGAGAAGCGCATGGATGCCTACCTCAAGGGGGCGCCAGAGGTTGTGGCAAGCCTGTGCAAGAGAGAGACCA TGCCACAGGATTTTGCGGAGGTGCTGGAAGATTACACTAAGCAAGGTTTCCGTGTCATCGCCCTGGCACACCGGCGCCTGGAGTCCAGACTCACATGGCACAGGGTGCAGAACATTAACAG GGATCACATTGAGACCAACATGGAGTTCCTGGGGCTGATCATTATGCAGAACAAACTGAAGTGTGAGACGCCAGGTGTTCTGGACGTCCTCCGTCAGGCCCAGATTCGCACAGTCATGGTCACAG GTGACAACATGCTGACAGCCATCTCAGTAGCGCGGGACTGCGGGATGATCCCGCCACAGGATCGGGTCATCATCGCCGACGCGCTGCCCCCGAAAGACGGCCAGCCAGCCCGGATCAACTGGCAATACGCCGACAACCCCAGCAAGCACATGAGCAAGACGGACATAGAG GACGTGCAGATCAGCATGGAGGACAGCTCGAAGGAGCAGAGGTCTCTGGAGCGCTACCACTTCGCCATGAGCGGCAAGTCATTCACCGTCATCACCGAGCACTTCCAGGACCTTCTGCAGAAG CTGGTACTGCATGGGACAGTGTTTGCCAGGATGGCACCGGACCAGAAGACCCAACTGGTGGAGACACTCCAGAGCGTAGA TTACTTTGTCGGAATGTGCGGCGATGGAGCCAATGACTGTGGA GCACTGAAGAGAGCTCATAGCGGCATCTCCCTGTCGGAGCTGGAGGCCTCCGTAGCCTCCCCTTTCACCTCCAGGACACCCAACATCTCCTGCGTGCCTGACCTCATCAG gGAGGGCCGGGCTGCACTCGTCACCTCCTTCTGCGTGTTCAAGTTCATGGCCCTGTACAGCATGATCCAGTACATCAGCGTCACCCTGCTCTACTAT ATCCTTAGTAACCTGGGAGACTTCCAGTTCCTCTTCATTGACATCGCCATCATCCTGCTTATTGTGTTTACCA tgagcCTGAACCCTGCGTGGAGAGAGCTGGTGTCTCGGCGGCTTCCCCTGGGCCTCATCTCCGCTCCTCTGCTcgtctctgtgctgtctcagATCCTCATCTGCCTGGCCTTCCAGTCACTGGCCTTCCTCATGGTCCGCCAGCAGGGCTGGTACGAGCCCTGGACCCCCGAGGCAGA GCTGTGTAACGCCTCCTCCCACGACAACTCCACGGACAACTCCACCGAGGAGGACGAGCACAACATCCAGAACTACGAGAACACGACACTATTCTACGTGTCCTCCTTCCAGTACCTCATCGTCGCCATCGTCTTCTCCAAAGGCAAACCCTTCCGTCAGCCCAGCTACAAAAACT ggccttttgtgttgtctgtggtCAGTCTGTATGTGTTCCTGTTCTTTATAATGCTCTATCCTGTCTCTGCCATAGATGAGACCTTGGAT ATCGTGTGTGTTCCTTACTCGTGGCGCGTCACTCTGGTGTATATAGTGCTGGGCAACGCTGCCGTTTCTGTCTTCATGGAG ACCTTCGTCCTTGACGTCGTCTTATGGAAGCTTGTGTTCAGCCGAGACAAGCAGGGCAGCTGTGGTCTCCAGCCTGCCACCCCGCCACCACAG agaggaaTAGAGTTGTTGGGCTCCAAGCACGTGTCCTGCCTATGCTGTGGACAGAGGAAGGTTCCCAAAGCGCGTTACATGCATCTGGCCCAAGAACTAAGTGTGGACCCCGACTGGCCTCCCAAACCCACAACCATCACCGAAGccaaaccccctcccccaccagaAAACGGCTCCTACCAAATCATGTCCACCTCCTAG